Proteins from a single region of Chryseobacterium sp. T16E-39:
- the secD gene encoding protein translocase subunit SecD — translation MQGKGLITIVAIVLGLICLNELIPTWYASKIESQIEAANGNEKEIKRLKEDTLNLGYTKLYYSKAKDKEMKLGLDLKGGINVLLEINQRDLVSDLTNYSSNPVLIEALNKTDEVQKNSTKAYVDNFFDQFEALNKAKGTNLKLADPEIFGNTNLTEIKYNTTDEQVKSIVKRRIDASVGTAFEVIRTRIDKMGAVQPNVQRVPGTARISVEMPGMKDIDKVKKMLQTSAKLQFWEVQQVPEIGPYFQTLTAMIAAKGDSMGVAKNVNFMNLLHLDKLRTNGVANIKLSDTAVVNKILNSKVGQALRPANIKYTQFMWGYKPEATDPESLVLYAIRGNINQKAPVDGAVETASISYDELGRVVVDMQMDSKGAKEWKTLTEKNVNKPVAVTLDNRVYTAPNVVNAIPNGRTQISGNFSQEEAKELVDVLGAGKLPAGAKVVQATQVGPSLGQESIDAGMISFGIAFLVIIVYIIFYYGGAGVFAVIAMIINLFYIFGIMDSVDATLTLPGIAGIVLTMAMAVDTNVIIYERTKEELFAGKSILEAYKDGFKHALSAIVDGHLTTLLTAGVLFLFGTGPIKGFALTLGIGILMTFFTSVLISRTMIFSRLNKGKQLSVWTAPTKNLFRNTWIDFIGKRRYAYIISLVLTVISIGSIFIHGFKYGIDFTGGRNYVVRFDKDVNAEDIEQNLVKIFKTEDGKNSSVEAKTFGNSKQLKISTDYLIDDESLKADQTVEQKLYEGLKASLPAKISLHDFKSADKDHAGIISSEKVGPTVADDIKTHGILAVVAALGGIFIYILIRFRKWQFSLGAVAALFHDAVIILGTYSLLHKYMPFNMEINQDFIAAILTVLGYSINDTVIIFDRIREYLREKKSLTLAGLFDDSISSTLGRTFNTSFTTILVILAIFIFGGDNLRGFMFAMLIGIGFGTYSSIFIASAIAYDFLKSGKEEGVHGKTTSNKEVLASK, via the coding sequence ATGCAAGGAAAAGGACTTATTACAATTGTTGCTATTGTACTGGGGTTGATTTGCTTAAATGAGCTTATACCAACCTGGTACGCCAGCAAAATTGAATCGCAGATTGAAGCTGCGAACGGAAACGAGAAAGAGATCAAACGACTAAAAGAAGATACTCTTAATCTTGGTTATACAAAGCTTTATTATTCTAAAGCGAAAGACAAAGAAATGAAACTTGGTCTTGACTTGAAAGGAGGGATCAACGTTCTTTTGGAGATCAACCAAAGAGATTTAGTGAGTGATTTAACCAATTACTCTTCTAATCCTGTTCTAATCGAAGCTTTAAATAAAACTGACGAAGTTCAGAAAAATTCTACTAAAGCTTATGTTGATAATTTCTTCGATCAGTTTGAAGCACTTAACAAAGCAAAGGGAACAAATCTTAAACTTGCAGATCCGGAAATATTCGGAAACACTAATCTTACAGAGATTAAGTATAATACCACTGATGAGCAGGTAAAAAGTATTGTTAAAAGAAGAATTGATGCTTCTGTAGGTACTGCTTTTGAGGTCATCAGAACGAGAATTGATAAAATGGGGGCTGTACAGCCGAATGTTCAAAGAGTACCTGGAACCGCAAGGATTTCTGTTGAAATGCCTGGTATGAAAGACATTGATAAGGTTAAGAAAATGCTTCAGACTTCTGCAAAACTTCAGTTTTGGGAAGTACAGCAGGTTCCTGAAATTGGACCTTATTTCCAGACTTTAACTGCTATGATTGCAGCAAAAGGTGATTCTATGGGAGTTGCAAAGAATGTAAACTTCATGAATCTTTTGCATTTGGACAAGTTAAGAACCAATGGGGTTGCAAACATCAAATTGTCTGATACAGCGGTTGTCAATAAAATTTTAAATAGCAAAGTAGGTCAGGCTTTACGTCCTGCCAATATTAAATATACCCAATTCATGTGGGGTTACAAACCTGAAGCTACAGATCCTGAAAGTCTTGTATTGTATGCGATCAGAGGGAATATCAACCAAAAAGCACCTGTAGACGGTGCTGTTGAAACAGCTAGTATCAGTTATGACGAGCTGGGAAGAGTAGTGGTTGATATGCAGATGGATTCTAAAGGAGCTAAAGAATGGAAGACATTAACAGAAAAAAATGTTAATAAACCAGTTGCTGTAACTCTTGATAACAGAGTGTATACTGCTCCAAATGTTGTAAACGCTATTCCTAACGGTAGAACTCAGATCTCTGGTAACTTCTCTCAGGAAGAAGCTAAAGAATTGGTTGATGTATTAGGTGCAGGTAAATTACCAGCGGGAGCTAAAGTCGTTCAGGCTACACAGGTAGGACCTTCTCTAGGGCAGGAGTCTATCGATGCAGGGATGATTTCTTTCGGTATAGCATTTTTAGTAATTATTGTTTATATCATTTTCTATTATGGTGGTGCAGGTGTATTCGCTGTAATTGCAATGATCATTAACTTGTTCTACATTTTCGGAATTATGGATTCCGTAGATGCTACACTTACGCTTCCTGGTATTGCAGGTATTGTTCTTACAATGGCCATGGCAGTTGATACGAACGTAATTATCTATGAAAGAACCAAAGAAGAATTATTTGCAGGAAAGAGCATCTTGGAAGCCTATAAAGATGGTTTCAAACATGCTTTAAGTGCTATTGTTGATGGTCACTTAACTACATTATTAACTGCAGGAGTACTTTTCCTTTTTGGAACAGGACCTATTAAAGGTTTTGCTTTAACTTTAGGTATTGGTATCTTAATGACTTTCTTTACTTCGGTATTGATTTCAAGAACAATGATCTTCTCCAGATTAAATAAAGGAAAACAACTTTCTGTTTGGACTGCTCCTACGAAAAACCTATTCAGAAATACCTGGATTGACTTTATCGGAAAAAGAAGATATGCTTATATTATTTCTCTAGTATTAACAGTAATCAGTATTGGTTCAATTTTTATCCACGGATTTAAATATGGAATTGATTTTACCGGTGGTAGAAACTATGTGGTAAGATTTGATAAAGATGTAAATGCAGAAGATATTGAGCAGAATTTAGTGAAAATATTCAAAACTGAAGATGGTAAAAATTCTTCTGTTGAAGCTAAAACTTTTGGGAACTCAAAACAATTGAAGATCTCTACTGATTACCTTATTGATGATGAGTCTCTAAAAGCTGACCAGACTGTTGAGCAAAAATTATATGAAGGATTAAAGGCTAGCTTACCAGCTAAAATCTCTCTACATGATTTTAAATCTGCAGATAAAGACCATGCCGGGATTATTTCTTCTGAGAAAGTAGGACCTACGGTTGCAGATGATATTAAAACTCATGGTATTCTGGCTGTTGTTGCAGCTTTAGGGGGGATCTTTATTTATATCTTGATAAGATTTAGAAAATGGCAATTCTCTCTAGGTGCGGTAGCGGCATTGTTCCACGATGCGGTAATTATTTTGGGAACTTATTCATTGCTTCACAAATATATGCCGTTTAACATGGAAATCAATCAGGATTTCATTGCGGCTATCTTAACGGTACTAGGGTACTCTATTAATGATACGGTAATTATCTTTGATAGAATTAGAGAGTATTTAAGAGAGAAAAAATCTTTAACATTAGCAGGATTGTTTGATGATTCAATCTCTAGTACGCTAGGTAGAACATTTAACACTTCATTTACTACAATCCTTGTAATCTTGGCAATCTTCATCTTCGGTGGAGATAACTTAAGAGGATTTATGTTTGCAATGTTAATTGGTATCGGATTCGGTACTTATTCATCCATATTCATTGCTTCTGCTATTGCCTATGACTTCCTGAAGTCAGGGAAAGAGGAAGGTGTACATGGAAAAACGACTTCTAATAAAGAGGTCCTTGCTTCAAAATAA
- a CDS encoding PQQ-dependent sugar dehydrogenase, whose protein sequence is MKTLLFTASIFSSLFLNSQSINLEEFASGLTSPVEITNANDSRLFAVQQNGIIKIIQPTGTINATNFLNISSKVLYGGERGLLGLAFHQQYSTNGYFFVYYNATSTGNITVARYTVSSSDPNVANPASEKIILNIPKPFDNHNGGSIHFAPDGNLWIVTGDGGSGGDPNNNSQNKNVLLGKMLRIDINSTNAYNIPADNPFVGVDGADEVWAYGLRNAWKFSFDLTTGNAMIADVGQGQIEEINRNPISTAGINYGWRCYEGNTAYNTNGCASSSTMTFPVAVYNHSGGRCSITGGYVYRGNLYPALQGKYFFADYCSDQIGILSPDNSITWSTAYPGNGFSSFGQDNQKGLYVAAVNSGKIYKITSGTLSTQENNNLSKIKIYPNPASKKVFISGLKNQNFSTEIISPEGRVLDQMKINSDNSIDISKLPAGVYYINIKSGELKSYSQKLIIQ, encoded by the coding sequence ATGAAAACTTTACTTTTTACGGCAAGTATTTTTTCTTCCTTATTTCTTAATTCACAGTCTATAAATCTGGAAGAATTTGCAAGCGGGCTTACTAGCCCAGTCGAAATTACTAATGCTAATGACAGCCGGTTATTCGCAGTGCAGCAGAACGGAATTATAAAAATTATTCAACCTACCGGGACTATTAATGCTACTAATTTTTTAAATATTAGCAGCAAAGTTCTTTATGGCGGAGAAAGGGGTCTTTTAGGACTGGCTTTCCATCAACAGTACAGTACAAATGGTTATTTTTTTGTGTATTACAATGCTACTTCAACGGGAAATATTACGGTTGCCCGATATACAGTAAGTAGCTCTGATCCCAATGTAGCCAATCCTGCTTCTGAAAAAATAATATTAAATATTCCAAAACCATTTGACAACCATAATGGTGGAAGTATTCATTTTGCACCTGATGGAAATTTATGGATCGTAACCGGTGACGGCGGCAGCGGAGGAGATCCTAATAACAATTCACAAAATAAAAATGTTCTCCTCGGAAAAATGCTTCGTATTGACATCAACTCAACCAATGCGTACAACATTCCTGCTGATAATCCTTTCGTAGGAGTTGATGGTGCAGATGAAGTGTGGGCTTATGGCCTTAGAAATGCATGGAAATTTTCTTTTGATCTTACCACAGGAAATGCAATGATTGCTGATGTTGGCCAGGGCCAGATTGAAGAAATCAACAGAAACCCTATCTCAACAGCAGGAATTAATTACGGCTGGAGATGTTATGAGGGGAATACAGCTTACAATACGAACGGATGCGCAAGTTCATCAACGATGACATTTCCGGTGGCTGTATATAATCATTCTGGAGGAAGATGTTCCATAACCGGAGGATACGTTTACAGGGGAAATCTTTATCCTGCATTGCAGGGAAAATATTTTTTCGCAGATTACTGTTCTGATCAGATTGGAATACTGAGCCCAGATAACTCGATCACATGGAGTACCGCATATCCTGGCAACGGCTTTTCAAGCTTCGGTCAGGACAATCAGAAAGGATTATACGTAGCCGCTGTTAATAGTGGAAAAATTTACAAAATTACAAGCGGAACACTTTCTACCCAAGAGAACAACAATTTAAGCAAAATAAAAATATATCCAAATCCTGCTTCTAAAAAAGTATTCATTAGCGGGCTAAAAAATCAAAATTTTTCTACCGAAATCATAAGCCCAGAAGGAAGAGTTCTTGATCAGATGAAGATCAATAGTGATAACAGCATCGATATATCAAAACTCCCTGCAGGTGTATATTACATCAACATAAAATCCGGGGAACTAAAATCCTACAGCCAAAAACTAATAATCCAATAA